A single window of Mycolicibacterium aurum DNA harbors:
- the rplD gene encoding 50S ribosomal protein L4 has translation MSTQDRKIPVLTPAGKKDGSVDLPAELFDVEPNIALMHQVVTAQLAAKRQGTHATKTRAMVSGGGKKPYRQKGTGRARQGSTRAPQFTGGGVVHGPQPRDYSQRTPKKMIAAALRHALSDRARNDRIHAVTELIEGQSPSTKTAKAFLASLTTRKQVLIVIGRTDEAGALSVRNLPGVHVISPDQLNTYDVLKADDVVFSVEALNAYIAANTKTENEEVSA, from the coding sequence ATGAGCACTCAGGATCGAAAAATCCCGGTATTGACGCCGGCAGGCAAGAAGGACGGCAGCGTCGACCTTCCTGCCGAGTTGTTCGACGTCGAGCCCAATATCGCGTTGATGCACCAGGTGGTGACCGCCCAGTTGGCGGCCAAGCGCCAGGGCACGCACGCGACCAAGACCCGCGCGATGGTCTCCGGTGGCGGCAAGAAGCCGTACCGCCAGAAGGGCACCGGCCGCGCGCGTCAGGGCTCGACCCGCGCACCGCAGTTCACCGGTGGTGGCGTCGTGCACGGCCCGCAGCCGCGCGACTACAGCCAGCGGACCCCGAAGAAAATGATCGCGGCCGCACTGCGGCACGCGCTCTCGGACCGGGCCCGCAACGACCGGATCCACGCGGTCACCGAGCTGATCGAGGGTCAGAGCCCGTCGACCAAGACCGCCAAGGCGTTCCTGGCGTCGCTGACCACCCGTAAGCAGGTGCTCATCGTCATCGGCCGCACCGACGAGGCCGGCGCGCTGAGCGTTCGCAATCTGCCTGGCGTGCATGTGATTTCGCCCGACCAGCTCAACACCTACGACGTCCTCAAGGCCGACGACGTGGTGTTCAGCGTGGAGGCCTTGAACGCCTACATCGCGGCCAACACGAAGACTGAGAACGAGGAGGTGTCGGCCTGA
- the rplW gene encoding 50S ribosomal protein L23: MATVTDPRDIILSPVISEKSYGLIEDNVYTFVVHPDSNKTQIKIAIEKIFKVKVDSVNTLNRQGKRKRTRAGFGQRKGTKRAIVTLAAGSKPIDLFGAPA; this comes from the coding sequence ATGGCAACCGTGACCGATCCCCGCGACATCATCCTGTCCCCGGTGATCTCCGAGAAGTCCTACGGGCTCATCGAGGACAACGTGTACACGTTCGTCGTGCACCCGGACTCGAACAAGACCCAGATCAAGATCGCGATCGAGAAGATCTTCAAGGTCAAGGTCGATTCCGTGAACACACTGAACCGTCAGGGCAAGCGCAAGCGCACCCGTGCCGGCTTCGGCCAGCGCAAGGGCACCAAGCGCGCCATCGTCACGCTGGCCGCGGGAAGCAAGCCCATCGATCTGTTCGGAGCGCCGGCCTAG
- the rplB gene encoding 50S ribosomal protein L2, with protein MAIRKYKPTTPGRRGSSVSDFAEITRDHPEKSLVRPLHGKGGRNAHGRITTRHKGGGHKRAYRLIDFRRHDKDGVDAKVAHIEYDPNRTANIALLHYLDGEKRYIIAPQGLKQGAVVESGANADIKPGNNLPLRNIPAGTLIHAVELRPGGGAKLARSAGASIQLLGKEGTYASLRMPSGEIRRVDVRCRATVGEVGNAEQANINWGKAGRMRWKGKRPTVRGVVMNPVDHPHGGGEGKTSGGRHPVSPWGKPEGRTRKPKKSSDKLIVRRRRTGKNKR; from the coding sequence ATGGCTATTCGCAAGTACAAGCCGACGACCCCGGGTCGCCGCGGTTCGAGCGTGTCCGACTTCGCCGAGATCACTCGCGATCACCCGGAGAAGTCACTGGTCCGCCCGTTGCACGGCAAGGGTGGACGTAACGCCCACGGCCGGATCACCACCCGGCACAAGGGCGGCGGCCACAAGCGCGCCTACCGCCTGATCGACTTCCGTCGCCACGACAAGGACGGCGTCGACGCCAAGGTCGCCCATATCGAGTACGACCCGAACCGCACCGCGAACATCGCGCTGCTGCACTACCTGGACGGCGAGAAGCGCTACATCATCGCGCCGCAGGGTCTCAAGCAGGGCGCGGTCGTGGAGTCGGGCGCCAACGCCGACATCAAGCCGGGCAACAACCTGCCGCTGCGCAACATCCCCGCGGGCACGCTGATCCATGCGGTCGAGCTGCGTCCCGGTGGTGGAGCCAAGCTGGCCCGCTCGGCCGGTGCGTCGATCCAGCTGCTGGGCAAGGAGGGCACCTACGCCTCCCTGCGTATGCCCAGCGGTGAGATCCGCCGCGTCGACGTGCGCTGCCGCGCCACCGTCGGTGAGGTCGGCAACGCCGAGCAGGCGAACATCAACTGGGGCAAGGCCGGCCGTATGCGGTGGAAGGGCAAGCGCCCCACCGTCCGCGGTGTCGTGATGAACCCGGTCGACCACCCGCACGGCGGTGGTGAGGGTAAGACCTCCGGTGGCCGTCACCCAGTGAGCCCGTGGGGCAAGCCGGAAGGCCGCACCCGCAAGCCCAAGAAGTCGAGCGACAAGCTCATCGTCCGTCGCCGGCGCACCGGCAAGAACAAGCGCTAG
- the rpsS gene encoding 30S ribosomal protein S19: MPRSLKKGPFVDDHLLKKVDVQNDKNTKQVIKTWSRRSTIIPDFIGHTFAVHDGRKHVPVFVTEAMVGHKLGEFAPTRTFKGHIKDDRKSKRR; encoded by the coding sequence ATGCCACGCAGCCTGAAGAAGGGCCCGTTCGTCGACGACCATCTGCTCAAGAAGGTCGACGTCCAGAACGACAAGAACACCAAGCAGGTCATCAAGACCTGGTCCCGTCGCTCCACCATCATCCCGGACTTCATCGGGCACACCTTCGCCGTCCACGACGGTCGCAAGCATGTCCCGGTGTTCGTCACCGAGGCGATGGTCGGCCACAAGCTGGGCGAGTTCGCTCCCACCCGGACGTTCAAGGGTCACATCAAGGACGACCGGAAGTCCAAGAGGCGCTAG
- the rplV gene encoding 50S ribosomal protein L22 — protein sequence MTTALKSVEYPSATAVAKHVGISASKARRVINLVRGKSVEDALDILRWAPQQASEPLAKVIASAAANAQNNEGLDPTTLVVATVYADEGPTAKRIRPRAQGRAYRIRKRTSHITVIVESRPPRKGGEKSGASASAARARRAQGSKAATKATPKKADTKEGSE from the coding sequence ATGACAACTGCACTGAAGAGCGTTGAATACCCGTCCGCGACGGCGGTCGCCAAGCACGTCGGCATCTCGGCCAGCAAGGCCCGCCGCGTCATCAACCTGGTTCGTGGCAAGAGTGTCGAGGACGCCCTCGACATCCTGCGGTGGGCACCTCAGCAGGCCAGTGAGCCGCTCGCCAAGGTGATCGCCAGTGCCGCGGCCAACGCGCAGAACAACGAGGGCCTTGACCCGACCACCCTGGTCGTCGCCACGGTCTACGCCGATGAGGGCCCCACGGCCAAGCGCATCCGGCCGCGCGCGCAGGGACGCGCGTACCGGATCCGCAAGCGCACCAGCCACATCACCGTGATCGTCGAGAGCCGGCCGCCCCGCAAGGGCGGCGAGAAGTCCGGCGCCTCGGCCAGTGCGGCGCGCGCGCGTCGTGCCCAGGGCAGCAAGGCAGCGACGAAGGCCACCCCGAAGAAGGCTGATACGAAGGAGGGCTCAGAGTAG
- the rpsC gene encoding 30S ribosomal protein S3, whose amino-acid sequence MGQKINPHGFRLGITTDWKSRWYADKQYADYIKEDVAIRKLLATGLERAGIADVEIERTRDRVRVDIHTARPGIVIGRRGTEADRIRTDLEKLTKKQVQLNILEVKNPESVAQLVAQGVAEQLSNRVAFRRAMRKAIQSAMRQPNVKGIRVQCSGRLGGAEMSRSEFYREGRVPLHTLRADIDYGLYEAKTTFGRIGVKVWIYKGDIVGGKRELSAAAPAADRPRRERPTGTRPRRSGASGTTATSTDAGRAATEEAPAVAEATTGTEAAAGTESTES is encoded by the coding sequence GTGGGCCAGAAGATCAATCCCCACGGATTCCGCCTCGGTATCACCACCGACTGGAAGTCTCGCTGGTACGCCGACAAGCAGTACGCGGACTACATCAAGGAAGATGTCGCCATCCGCAAGCTGCTGGCCACCGGCCTGGAGCGCGCCGGCATCGCCGACGTGGAGATCGAGCGCACCCGTGACCGCGTGCGGGTGGACATCCACACCGCGCGTCCGGGCATCGTCATCGGTCGCCGCGGCACCGAGGCCGACCGCATCCGCACCGACCTGGAGAAGCTGACCAAGAAGCAGGTCCAGCTCAACATCCTCGAGGTCAAGAACCCCGAGTCGGTGGCCCAACTGGTCGCCCAGGGTGTGGCCGAGCAGCTGAGCAACCGTGTGGCGTTCCGCCGCGCGATGCGCAAGGCGATCCAGTCGGCGATGCGTCAGCCCAACGTCAAGGGCATCCGGGTGCAGTGCTCGGGTCGCCTCGGCGGCGCCGAGATGAGCCGCTCGGAGTTCTACCGCGAAGGTCGGGTGCCGCTGCACACGCTGCGTGCGGACATCGACTACGGCCTCTACGAGGCCAAGACCACCTTCGGCCGCATCGGCGTGAAGGTCTGGATCTACAAGGGTGACATCGTCGGTGGCAAGCGTGAGCTGTCCGCCGCCGCACCCGCCGCGGACCGTCCGCGTCGTGAGCGTCCCACCGGTACCCGGCCCCGCCGCAGCGGCGCGTCCGGCACCACCGCGACGAGCACCGACGCCGGTCGTGCCGCAACTGAAGAGGCACCCGCCGTCGCCGAGGCCACCACTGGCACCGAGGCAGCCGCGGGTACTGAGAGCACGGAGAGCTAG
- the rplP gene encoding 50S ribosomal protein L16, whose protein sequence is MLIPRKVKHRKQHHPRQRGIASGGTSVSFGDYGIQALGHAYITNRQIESARIAINRHIKRGGKVWINIFPDRPLTKKPAETRMGSGKGSPEWWVANVKPGRVLFELSYPDEKVAREALTRAIHKLPIKARIVTREEQF, encoded by the coding sequence ATGCTGATTCCCCGCAAGGTCAAGCACCGCAAGCAGCACCACCCGCGTCAGCGCGGCATCGCCAGCGGCGGCACCTCGGTGAGCTTCGGTGACTACGGCATCCAGGCCCTGGGCCATGCCTACATCACCAACCGGCAGATCGAGTCCGCTCGTATCGCCATCAACCGGCACATCAAGCGTGGCGGCAAGGTGTGGATCAACATCTTCCCCGACCGCCCGCTGACCAAGAAGCCCGCCGAGACCCGCATGGGTTCCGGTAAGGGTTCGCCGGAGTGGTGGGTCGCGAACGTCAAGCCCGGACGCGTGCTGTTCGAGCTCAGCTACCCCGACGAGAAGGTCGCCAGGGAAGCCCTGACCCGCGCAATCCACAAGCTGCCGATCAAGGCACGCATCGTGACGAGAGAGGAGCAGTTCTGA
- the rpmC gene encoding 50S ribosomal protein L29, with protein sequence MAVGISTGELRELTDDELTDKLRESKEELFNLRFQMATGQLANNRRLRLVRQEIARLYTVLRERELGLAAGPGGEDS encoded by the coding sequence ATGGCAGTCGGAATTTCGACCGGCGAACTGCGCGAGCTCACCGATGATGAACTGACCGACAAGCTCCGCGAGTCGAAGGAAGAGCTGTTCAACCTGCGCTTCCAGATGGCGACCGGCCAGCTTGCCAACAACCGCCGGCTGCGTCTGGTCCGGCAGGAGATCGCACGCCTTTACACGGTGCTGCGCGAACGTGAGTTGGGTCTGGCCGCCGGACCCGGAGGTGAGGATTCCTGA
- the rpsQ gene encoding 30S ribosomal protein S17 translates to MADTKKGEKHTPRTEETRGRRKTAIGYVVSDKMQKTIVVELESRKSHPLYGKIIRTTTKVKAHDENESAGVGDRVSLMETRPLSATKRWRLVEVLERAK, encoded by the coding sequence ATGGCAGATACCAAGAAGGGCGAGAAGCACACGCCCCGCACGGAGGAGACCCGGGGCCGTCGCAAGACGGCGATCGGCTACGTCGTGTCCGACAAGATGCAGAAGACCATCGTGGTCGAGCTCGAGTCGCGCAAGAGCCACCCGTTGTACGGCAAGATCATTCGCACCACCACGAAGGTCAAGGCGCACGACGAGAACGAGTCTGCCGGCGTCGGCGACCGCGTCTCGCTGATGGAGACCCGGCCGCTGTCGGCGACCAAGCGCTGGCGCCTCGTCGAGGTCCTCGAGCGCGCCAAGTAA
- a CDS encoding arylsulfatase encodes MTTEFKGKIELDIRDSEPDWGPYAAPTAQPDAPNVLYLVWDDIGIGTWDCFGGLVEMPAMNRIAERGVRLSQFHTTALCSPTRASLLTGRNATTVGMATIEEFTDGFPNCNGRIPFDTALLSEVLVDNGYNTYCVGKWHLTPLEESNLAATKRHWPLGRGFERFYGFMGGETDQWYPDLIHDNHPVTPPATPEEGYHLSKDLADKTIEFIRDSKVIAPTKPWFSYVCPGAGHAPHHVFKEWADHYSGVFDMGYENYREIVLENQKRLGIVPPDTELSPINPYLDVKGPGGEDWPAQDTVRPWDTLSDDEKRLFSRMAEVFAGFLSYTDAQIGRILDYLEESGQLDNTIIVVISDNGASGEGGPNGSVNEVKFFNGYIDAVEESLKAFDELGGTQTYNHYPTGWAMAFNTPYKLFKRYASHEGGIADSAIISWPNGIAAHGEVRDNYVNVADITPTVYDLLDITPPLTVRGIAQKPLDGVSFKVALENPTAPVGKETQFYTMLGTRGIWHKGWFAGAVHAASPAGWSHFDDDRWELFHIEADRSQCHDLAAEHPDKLEELKALWFSEAQRYNGLPLGDLNIIETMTRWRPYLAGERSSYEYYPGTADVGLGAVVELRGRSFAVLAEVTVDDGGADGVVVKHGGAHGGYVMYLQGGRLHFCYNFLGEYDQTLSSPDAVTPGVHTLGFTFSLTGTAEGSHTPIGDATLYIDTAQVAALAEMRVHPGTFGLAGASLSVGRNSGSPVSSAFQAPFPFRGGTIARVNVDVSGAPYADLERDFARAFARD; translated from the coding sequence GTGACGACGGAATTCAAGGGCAAGATCGAGCTCGACATCCGGGATTCCGAGCCGGATTGGGGACCGTACGCGGCTCCGACCGCGCAACCGGATGCGCCGAACGTGCTGTACCTCGTCTGGGACGACATCGGTATCGGTACCTGGGACTGTTTCGGCGGGCTGGTCGAGATGCCCGCGATGAACCGGATAGCCGAACGAGGAGTCCGGCTTTCGCAATTCCACACCACCGCGCTGTGTTCGCCGACGCGGGCGTCGCTGCTCACCGGACGCAACGCCACCACCGTGGGCATGGCGACCATCGAGGAATTCACCGACGGGTTCCCGAACTGCAACGGACGCATTCCGTTCGACACCGCCCTGCTCTCCGAAGTTCTGGTCGACAACGGATACAACACCTACTGCGTCGGCAAGTGGCACCTCACCCCGCTGGAAGAGTCCAATCTTGCGGCGACCAAACGGCACTGGCCGCTGGGGCGTGGCTTCGAGCGGTTCTACGGGTTCATGGGCGGCGAGACCGACCAGTGGTATCCCGACCTGATCCACGACAACCACCCCGTCACACCGCCGGCGACGCCGGAAGAGGGGTACCACCTGTCGAAAGACCTGGCCGACAAGACCATCGAGTTCATCCGCGACTCCAAGGTCATCGCGCCCACCAAGCCGTGGTTCTCCTACGTGTGCCCCGGCGCCGGGCACGCGCCGCACCACGTGTTCAAGGAATGGGCGGACCACTACAGCGGCGTCTTCGACATGGGCTACGAGAACTATCGCGAGATCGTGCTGGAGAACCAGAAGCGGCTCGGCATCGTGCCCCCGGACACCGAGTTGTCGCCGATCAACCCGTATCTGGACGTCAAGGGCCCTGGCGGTGAAGACTGGCCCGCCCAAGACACCGTGCGGCCGTGGGACACGCTGAGCGACGACGAGAAGCGGCTGTTCTCCCGGATGGCCGAGGTCTTCGCCGGCTTCCTGTCCTACACCGACGCCCAGATCGGGCGGATCCTCGACTATCTCGAGGAGTCCGGGCAGCTCGACAACACGATCATCGTGGTCATCTCCGACAACGGAGCCAGCGGCGAGGGCGGGCCCAACGGGTCGGTGAACGAGGTCAAATTCTTCAACGGTTACATCGATGCCGTGGAGGAAAGCCTGAAGGCCTTCGACGAGCTCGGCGGTACACAGACCTACAACCATTACCCGACCGGCTGGGCGATGGCCTTCAACACCCCGTATAAGTTGTTCAAGCGCTACGCATCTCACGAAGGTGGCATCGCCGACAGCGCGATCATCTCGTGGCCCAACGGAATCGCGGCACACGGCGAGGTGCGGGACAACTACGTCAACGTCGCCGACATCACCCCGACGGTGTACGACCTGCTCGACATCACCCCACCGCTGACGGTGCGGGGCATTGCGCAGAAGCCGTTGGACGGCGTCAGTTTCAAAGTGGCACTGGAGAATCCGACTGCACCCGTCGGCAAGGAGACGCAGTTCTACACGATGCTCGGCACTCGCGGTATCTGGCACAAGGGATGGTTCGCCGGCGCCGTTCACGCTGCGTCACCTGCCGGGTGGTCGCACTTCGACGACGATCGGTGGGAGCTGTTCCACATCGAGGCCGACCGCAGCCAGTGTCATGATCTGGCCGCCGAGCACCCGGACAAGCTCGAAGAGCTCAAGGCGCTGTGGTTCTCGGAAGCGCAGCGGTACAACGGACTTCCGCTGGGTGACCTCAACATCATCGAGACCATGACGCGCTGGCGGCCGTACCTGGCCGGTGAACGGTCGTCGTATGAGTACTACCCGGGAACCGCCGACGTCGGTCTGGGTGCGGTGGTCGAACTGCGGGGCCGCTCCTTCGCCGTGCTCGCCGAGGTGACCGTCGACGACGGAGGCGCCGACGGCGTCGTGGTCAAACACGGTGGCGCACATGGCGGATACGTGATGTATCTGCAGGGTGGACGGCTGCATTTCTGCTACAACTTCCTCGGCGAATACGACCAGACGCTGTCGTCGCCGGACGCCGTCACCCCGGGTGTGCACACCCTCGGATTCACGTTCTCGCTCACCGGCACCGCGGAAGGCAGCCACACCCCGATCGGCGATGCGACGCTCTACATCGACACGGCCCAGGTGGCCGCGCTCGCCGAGATGCGGGTTCATCCCGGGACTTTCGGCCTCGCGGGCGCGTCGCTGAGTGTGGGACGCAATTCCGGCTCACCGGTGTCGAGTGCTTTCCAGGCGCCTTTCCCGTTCCGCGGCGGCACCATTGCGCGGGTCAACGTCGACGTCTCGGGTGCGCCGTACGCCGATCTGGAACGCGATTTCGCGCGCGCCTTCGCCAGGGACTGA
- a CDS encoding formylglycine-generating enzyme family protein, which produces MLTDLVELDGGPFRMGSTRFYPEEAPVHTVTVAAFAMERHPVTTAQFASFVAETGYRTVAEQAPDPALYPGAAAADLVPGALVFRPTPGPVDLRDWRQWWDWVPGADWRHPFGPDAGVDAVKDRADHPVVQVCYTDAAAYARWAGRRLPTEAEWEFAARGGSTAVYAWGDEAAPGGRLMANTWQGAFPYRNDGALGWAGTSPVGTFPPNAYGLVDMIGNVWEWTTTRYAGHHQPAGPVESCCGPANPDPTLNQALKGGSHLCAPEYCHRYRPSARSPQSQDSATTHIGFRCAV; this is translated from the coding sequence ATGCTGACCGACCTCGTCGAGCTGGACGGCGGGCCTTTCCGGATGGGCTCGACGCGGTTCTACCCCGAAGAGGCCCCGGTACACACGGTCACCGTCGCGGCGTTCGCGATGGAGCGACACCCGGTCACCACCGCGCAGTTCGCGTCCTTCGTCGCCGAGACCGGCTACCGCACCGTTGCCGAGCAGGCGCCCGACCCCGCGCTGTACCCCGGTGCCGCCGCAGCCGATCTGGTGCCGGGAGCCCTGGTGTTCCGCCCTACCCCGGGACCCGTCGACCTGCGGGACTGGCGGCAGTGGTGGGACTGGGTGCCCGGCGCGGACTGGCGTCACCCGTTCGGCCCGGACGCCGGCGTCGATGCCGTGAAGGACCGGGCCGACCACCCGGTGGTGCAGGTCTGCTACACCGACGCGGCGGCGTACGCGAGGTGGGCGGGGAGGCGGCTGCCGACCGAAGCGGAATGGGAGTTCGCCGCGCGTGGCGGGTCCACGGCCGTGTATGCCTGGGGAGACGAGGCGGCCCCCGGCGGACGGCTGATGGCCAACACGTGGCAGGGCGCGTTCCCGTACCGCAACGACGGCGCGCTGGGCTGGGCTGGCACCTCGCCCGTCGGGACGTTCCCGCCGAACGCTTACGGCCTGGTCGACATGATCGGCAACGTGTGGGAATGGACGACCACGCGGTACGCCGGCCATCACCAGCCTGCGGGGCCGGTCGAGTCGTGCTGCGGTCCGGCGAATCCGGATCCGACGCTCAACCAGGCGCTCAAGGGCGGCTCGCACCTGTGCGCGCCGGAGTACTGCCACCGGTATCGCCCCTCCGCCAGGTCGCCGCAGTCCCAGGACAGCGCGACGACGCACATCGGGTTCCGGTGCGCGGTCTGA
- the rplN gene encoding 50S ribosomal protein L14: MIQQESRVKVADNTGAKEILCIRVLGGSSRRYAGIGDVIVATVKDAIPGGNVKRGDVVKAVIVRTVKERRRADGSYIKFDENAAVIIKNDNDPRGTRIFGPVGRELREKKFMKIVSLAPEVL, from the coding sequence GTGATTCAGCAGGAATCGCGCGTCAAGGTCGCCGACAACACGGGCGCCAAGGAGATCTTGTGCATCCGCGTGCTCGGCGGCTCGTCGCGCCGCTACGCCGGCATCGGTGATGTCATCGTGGCGACCGTCAAGGACGCCATCCCGGGCGGCAACGTCAAGCGCGGCGACGTCGTCAAGGCCGTCATCGTGCGCACCGTCAAGGAACGCCGTCGCGCCGACGGCAGCTACATCAAGTTCGACGAGAACGCCGCGGTGATCATCAAGAACGACAACGACCCGCGCGGCACCCGCATCTTCGGGCCGGTCGGTCGCGAACTGCGCGAGAAGAAGTTCATGAAGATCGTTTCGCTCGCCCCGGAGGTGTTGTAG
- the rplX gene encoding 50S ribosomal protein L24 — protein MKVRKGDTVLVISGKDKGAKGKVLVAYPDREKVLVEGVNRIKKHTPESRTERGASSGGIVTQEAPIPVSNVMLLDSDGKPTRVGFRKDDETGKNVRIAKSNGKDL, from the coding sequence ATGAAGGTCCGTAAGGGCGACACGGTGCTCGTGATCTCGGGCAAGGACAAGGGCGCCAAGGGCAAGGTTCTGGTCGCGTACCCGGATCGGGAGAAGGTTCTGGTCGAGGGCGTGAACCGGATCAAGAAGCACACTCCCGAGTCACGCACCGAGCGCGGAGCGTCCTCGGGCGGCATCGTCACGCAGGAAGCGCCCATCCCGGTGTCCAACGTGATGCTGCTCGATTCCGACGGCAAGCCGACCCGCGTCGGATTCCGCAAGGACGACGAGACCGGCAAGAACGTCCGGATCGCCAAGAGCAATGGCAAGGACCTCTGA
- the rplE gene encoding 50S ribosomal protein L5, translated as MTTTEQAEKTLPRLKQRYREEIRESLQKEFNFANAMQIPGVVKVVVNMGVGDAARDAKLINGAVNDLALITGQKPEIRKARKSIAQFKLREGMPIGARVTLRGDRMWEFLDRLISISLPRIRDFRGLSPKQFDGTGNYTFGLTEQSVFHEIDVDSIDRPRGMDITVVTSATNDDEGRALLRALGFPFKEN; from the coding sequence ATGACCACAACAGAGCAGGCAGAAAAGACACTGCCCCGCCTGAAGCAGCGCTACCGCGAAGAGATCCGCGAGTCGCTGCAGAAGGAATTCAATTTCGCCAACGCCATGCAGATCCCCGGCGTGGTCAAGGTCGTCGTGAACATGGGTGTCGGTGACGCCGCCCGCGACGCGAAGCTGATCAACGGCGCGGTCAACGACCTGGCGCTGATCACCGGCCAGAAGCCGGAGATCCGCAAGGCCCGCAAGTCCATCGCCCAGTTCAAGCTCCGTGAAGGCATGCCGATCGGCGCACGCGTCACACTGCGCGGCGATCGCATGTGGGAGTTCCTGGACCGGCTGATCTCGATCTCGCTGCCCCGTATCCGCGACTTCCGCGGGCTGAGCCCCAAGCAGTTCGACGGCACCGGCAACTACACCTTCGGGCTGACCGAGCAGTCGGTCTTCCACGAGATCGACGTCGATTCGATCGATCGCCCCCGCGGCATGGACATCACCGTCGTCACCTCGGCGACCAACGACGACGAAGGACGAGCGCTGCTGCGGGCGCTGGGCTTTCCTTTCAAGGAGAACTGA
- a CDS encoding type Z 30S ribosomal protein S14 → MAKKALVNKANKKPKFKVRGYTRCNRCGRPHAVFRKFGLCRICLREMAHAGELPGVQKSSW, encoded by the coding sequence ATGGCAAAGAAGGCTCTGGTCAACAAGGCCAACAAGAAGCCGAAGTTCAAGGTGCGCGGCTACACGCGGTGCAACCGCTGCGGTCGTCCGCACGCAGTCTTCCGCAAGTTCGGCCTGTGCCGAATCTGCCTGCGCGAAATGGCGCACGCCGGCGAACTGCCGGGTGTGCAGAAGTCCAGCTGGTAA
- the rpsH gene encoding 30S ribosomal protein S8, translated as MTMTDPIADFLTRLRNANSAYHDEVTLPHSKIKANMAEILKREGYISDYRTEDARVGKSLVVQLKYGPSRERSIAGLRRVSKPGLRVYAKSTNLPRVLGGLGVAIISTSSGLRTDRQASREGVGGEVLAYVW; from the coding sequence ATGACCATGACGGATCCGATCGCAGACTTCTTGACTCGTCTGCGCAACGCCAATTCGGCGTATCACGACGAAGTGACCTTGCCGCACAGCAAGATCAAGGCCAACATGGCTGAAATCCTCAAGCGCGAGGGCTACATCAGCGATTACCGCACCGAGGATGCCCGCGTGGGCAAGTCGCTGGTGGTTCAGCTGAAGTACGGCCCCAGCCGGGAACGCAGCATCGCGGGCCTGCGCCGGGTGTCCAAGCCCGGTCTGCGCGTCTATGCGAAGTCCACCAACCTGCCGCGTGTGCTCGGCGGGCTCGGTGTGGCGATCATTTCCACGTCGTCCGGTCTGAGGACCGACCGCCAGGCATCCCGCGAGGGTGTCGGCGGCGAAGTCCTCGCGTACGTGTGGTGA
- the rplF gene encoding 50S ribosomal protein L6, with product MSRIGKQPVAIPTGVDVTIEGQNVAVKGPKGTLTLDVAEPIEVSRGDDGTILVSRPNDERRNRSLHGLSRTLIANLVTGVTEGYTTKMEIFGVGYRVVAKGSNLEFALGYSHPVLITAPEGVTFAVETPTKFSISGIDKQKVGQIAANIRRLRKSDPYKGKGIRYEGEQIRRKVGKTGK from the coding sequence ATGTCTCGCATTGGAAAGCAGCCGGTGGCAATCCCGACCGGTGTCGACGTGACGATCGAAGGCCAGAACGTGGCCGTCAAGGGTCCCAAGGGAACCTTGACCCTCGACGTCGCCGAGCCCATCGAGGTCTCGCGCGGCGACGACGGCACCATCCTGGTCAGCCGTCCCAACGACGAGCGGCGCAACCGTTCGTTGCACGGACTGTCCCGCACGCTGATCGCGAACCTCGTGACCGGCGTGACCGAGGGCTACACCACCAAGATGGAGATCTTCGGCGTGGGTTACCGCGTCGTGGCCAAGGGCAGCAACCTCGAGTTCGCCCTCGGTTACAGCCACCCGGTGCTGATCACCGCTCCCGAGGGAGTCACCTTCGCGGTGGAGACGCCGACGAAGTTCTCGATCTCCGGTATCGACAAGCAAAAGGTCGGCCAGATCGCGGCGAACATCCGCCGCCTGCGCAAGAGCGATCCCTATAAGGGCAAGGGGATCCGCTACGAAGGCGAGCAGATCCGTCGCAAGGTCGGAAAGACGGGTAAGTAG